In Nasonia vitripennis strain AsymCx chromosome 2, Nvit_psr_1.1, whole genome shotgun sequence, a genomic segment contains:
- the LOC100118457 gene encoding probable serine/threonine-protein kinase DDB_G0282963 isoform X3, whose amino-acid sequence MDLPATQAMSEDEFPATQQVVNNEKEEKTLVGTLLINKQTYSIFSGLTKIGRHPNCEIVLNSETVSKIHAEIEATSPNRPVFIKDLKSSNLTRINRGKLRPYSLYQVTDGNELIFGNVIAIFKLYQPIDDSLVSCTPQVNRKLKAIIPGTPDSSMNTSSASESDNSIIPGTQTDKIDSNFRLPGIPVRSSRSDEHRSPRVPAFTLDDLPSPLSKEKKRHDDICEAKTQRPSTSNETEGHDSSDDIYTAATQKASKIVKPVTSDENIYDMATQRPIDSDEGTDELENVTTQRLNYKYPQSSKVTDNQSINDLETQPFDAEKLNSVKRKSLDASIYSALTQKNVPDNSDNESIEDLETQQFNLANNVSIHSAATQKNDYTKSNSKSIEDLETQAFDTRKSSVFNGDLNDVSIHSAPTQKNVCNEPTETIEDLETQQVDMRKSNSSNNSSHDVSIHSAATQKNVSKDLSKSMENLETQQFDLQKKALKRESYDDSIYSATTQKVNNEAPHEFIENVETQKFDANKPEKFVVPSPFQRECNKSLDVSETERCIPVDNILESIENMETQHFVTTTTSETSTSNKVTDESIHAAEILKLRSAEPNNESIDNLETEQFINKTTNEIIDESTESMHLVDESPRISSLSFTSQNTSPVDLKDTKESSSNAGIQRIEQENEQNNTSENPNNSNLQFKEPLVSSSITYSNTTNTINDKEISVSKSVGNNEEEKSILEGENEEEMFSQNLIEDCPFAFLPEESVSNKNQSSTISQIEEKTKIKENKIINGSIFNASTNTEIHKSEAAASKSHDIINESDSETDEEGVFTNQSSNEDKCNQSSSKYTSKTGKDAVPNEADSETDEEGAFSNHLSNQSEGDVKNSKQNNDKIRENDSETDEEGVFSDRMVKEKKNQSSLSKKDNNVDSDEDIFDNIPDDDGKTELNESVILSSKPDSLIHQDLIFDDNCEEKSTIIKKSHTANTKSFEDNKINDIEVDDLASTQLINTGMTDNFLASTQVISKEKDSAKKTGENFDDLELVPTQKIVDTQYTESQFPAQNSSRRSNDRWNTNSTIDLAPTQKLTDTQLCTESQFATSINKQLNDCSNAVNKLDLASTQIITETQSCTESQFAKPVGKQLNDKCNTEKKAVVAETAPCTELQLATEINDELPNDLINRNADIEDLECKNAPTKDSNDLEQKLSLSQSKRQLEELEITCNKKVKTTDDAQNVQSDLFDNVEKDLGEMFEGPENKPSEVDQSALLTQQLENILESSQNDDSFVTDLNESKPSPTLSSGRISKTKNRRRAMLLGKADPLSPLVKPVINLNDTIERNLNKLFDDNVNNMKAYETDEMMTQQLKSILQSQDDHHMTNNEDITVTKSPVLSKTCEKKKNRLSLSVNLNASSTSKKQAKQQTPKPSCVQPSSSNKTVELQEADEYLANLKSNKTRNATDTLSDEERIHSQSSTDNEREIVYKRGMIGFSSTMRPVSTKEPVALLELKGRSFTSDSQSDGDESSILGHTKRFSLSLSKHVDLNSSLSSLSDQEVGKKLTAKPSTLSLKRTGNKHPSSSSNHPKRVLARGTRGFTSELQPIESEDLVSAASTESDEELRSLPTTSKKEAGDSSKAEGVPKTIQSRMSSLTIIRTKRSVASDVDDAQNRPPKRSKTTPVDEERPKLQQLSVLISPLSNKPLAKRFFGRFNIPDANQSSNFKQPAPVSVADPDKKRVSKVPKTLDSFVVNYNSKNITDSSDTSAIENSVVEETQNEKSNRSQTRGRAAAANRKKTKHEALTVHSNNSSKENLVVENSDVESAPYTSKARNIRLKRNLNITDPSVIKNSSKDEISNSSVESDSKTKKRGRATRQKKAMSVKEPVVTKKVATIIQDSDAEESDESEFLKKESKNKLVETIKSSHSGKSNNSKVIEAESQNEKEKDVEQMISGKSNKSDVNVTKSKRTRRVKESDLEKKDSSLDAVSKKINTRTRRGIKVDNSSLEESSSSDSAATKGNKSDQDKNVKESVLEKFNADVNKTSKNRQIKQADAIKIKSNVEESHEDEVTLDSDLGIPDPSTKPSRSSRATKTNVTLNKGTRSRKANARDQSSDSVFSESDAEKDRNVSLANKSSSSRPVRQTRARKASTNVSTVDTPSSEESQEIAEILQNSSGEEANRSRKRNARRAKNTPNSSEDTQDSESNNTQEDNVFERPVSRPKRARLVKSTKNKSSSQNNLPVDEEIRTRSPQQSSTSQKRTPSPNLPVTPSRSTPSRNRRTMSMSPMKGASYKVLFTGERSEVHRKIVAKLGGSEMEDPEKCSILVTDKVRRTYKFLCCLAQGIPIVSVAWLNDSGKAHRFLNWENYVLQDPTAEAKFKFKLKESLEKASTHRLLEGYTVLITPRITQPPVAELKGMVISSGGKPLVKPTTKWQENTVIITKEDDLQNAKKFMAKAPKSVTMHSTEFILTGILRQELSLEEFKLTV is encoded by the exons ACGGTTTCTAAAATACATGCAGAAATTGAAGCAACATCTCCTAACAGGCctgtttttataaaagatcTTAAATCATCAAATCTGACAAGGATTAACAGA GGAAAATTAAGGCCATATTCTTTATATCAAGTAACTGATGGGAATGAGTTGATATTTGGAAATGTTATAGCAATATTTAAACTGTATCAACCAATTGATGATTCCTTAGTATCGTGTACACCTCAAGTCAACCGAAAACTGAAAGCAATCATACCTGGCACGCCTGACTCCTCAATG AATACATCATCTGCATCTGAAAGTGATAACTCCATTATACCTGGCACACAAACGGATAAGATTGATTCTAACTTCCGACTTCCTGGAATTCCAGTCAGATCTTCCAGAAGTGATGAACATAGAAGCCCAAGAGTTCCAGCATTTACTCTCGACGATCTTCCATCGCCATTgtctaaagaaaaaaaaaggcaTGATGACATTTGCGAAGCTAAAACTCAAAGACCTTCTACAAGTAATGAAACAGAAGGTCATGATAGTAGTGATGATATTTACACTGCTGCAACTCAAAAAGCTTCAAAAATTGTCAAACCTGTCACTTCAGATGAGAACATATACGATATGGCAACGCAAAGGCCAATTGATTCTGATGAAGGAACTGATGAGTTAGAAAATGTAACGACTCAACGACTAAACTATAAGTATCCACAATCGAGCAAAGTAACAGACAATCAATCTATTAATGATCTTGAAACACAACCATTTGAtgctgaaaaattgaattcagTTAAAAGAAAGTCTCTTGACGCGTCTATATACAGTGCTTTAACTCAGAAAAACGTACCCGATAATTCAGACAACGAATCTATTGAAGATCTTGAAACACAGCAATTTAATCTCGCAAATAATGTATCAATTCACAGCGCTGCAACGCAGAAAAATGATTATACTAAGTCAAATAGTAAATCAATTGAAGATCTGGAAACTCAAGCATTTGATACCCgaaaatcaagtgtttttaatgGGGATTTAAATGATGTGTCTATCCATAGCGCACCAACTCAGAAAAACGTTTGCAATGAACCAACTGAAACTATTGAGGATTTGGAAACTCAACAAGTAGACATGAGAAAATCGAACAGTTCTAACAATAGTTCACATGATGTATCAATTCATAGTGCTGCTAcgcaaaaaaatgtttctaaaGACTTGAGCAAATCTATGGAAAACTTAGAAACTCAGCAGTTTGACTTGCAAAAAAAGGCGTTGAAAAGAGAATCTTATGATGATTCTATCTACAGTGCCACAACACAGAAAGTTAATAATGAGGCTCCGCAtgaatttatagaaaatgtaGAAACACAAAAATTTGACGCTAATAAACCAGAAAAGTTCGTAGTACCCAGTCCGTTTCAAAGGGAATGTAATAAGTCACTCGATGTTTCCGAAACAGAAAGATGTATACCTGTAGATAATATTCTCGAATCTATAGAAAATATGGAAACACAACACTTTGTGACCACCACTACATCTGAAACATCTACTTCAAATAAAGTAACCGATGAGTCCATTCATGCAGCCGAGATTCTCAAGCTTAGATCTGCCGAGCCAAACAATGAATCCATAGATAATTTAGAAACAGAACAATTTATCAACAAAACAACAAATGAAATAATTGATGAATCCACAGAATCAATGCATCTTGTTGATGAAAGTCCAAGAATTTCTAGTTTATCCTTTACATCTCAAAATACATCACCCGTAGATCTAAAGGATACTAAAGAATCATCATCTAACGCTGGTATTCAAAGAATAGAACAAGAAAATGAGCAAAATAATACTAGTGAAAACCCAAATAATtccaatttacaatttaaagaGCCGTTAGTGTCTTCATCTATTACATATAGTAATACAACCAATACAATAAATGATAAAGAAATCAGTGTATCAAAAAGTGTTGGAAACAATGAGGAAGAAAAGAGTATATTAGAAGGAGAGAACGAAGAAGAAATGTTTTCGCAAAATTTAATTGAAGATTGTCCATTTGCTTTCCTTCCTGAAGAATCAGTTAGTAATAAAAACCAATCATCTACTATATctcaaattgaagaaaaaactaaaataaaagagaacaaaataattaatggTAGCATCTTTAATGCTTCTACAAATACTGAAATCCATAAGTCTGAAGCAGCTGCAAGTAAATCTCACGATATTATTAACGAAAGTGACTCTGAAACTGATGAAGAGGGTGTCTTCACCAATCAGTCATCCAACGAAGATAAATGTAATCAATCTAGTTCTAAGTATACCTCAAAAACCGGGAAAGACGCCGTACCTAACGAAGCAGATTCCGAAACAGATGAAGAAGGTGCTTTCTCTAATCACTTATCTAATCAAAGCGAAGGCGATGTTAAAAATAGTAAACagaataatgataaaattagAGAAAATGATTCGGAAACTGATGAAGAAGGTGTATTTTCAGATCGTATGgttaaagaaaagaaaaaccaATCTTCTTTATCTAAAAAAGACAATAATGTTGACAGTGATGAAGATATTTTTGACAATATACCTGATGACGATGGAAAAACTGAACTTAACGAATCAGTAATTTTATCATCTAAACCTGATAGTTTAATTCATCAAGATTTGATATTTGATGATAACTGTGAAGAAAAAAGCACtatcattaaaaaatctcATACAGCTAATACAAAGTCATTTGAGGATAACAAAATCAATGATATTGAAGTTGACGATCTTGCTTCTACACAGTTAATTAACACTGGCATGACTGATAACTTTTTAGCATCAACGCAAGTAATATCTAAAGAAAAAGATTCGGCGAAAAAGACTGGTGAAAATTTTGATGATCTTGAATTAGTACCGACTCAAAAAATCGTGGACACCCAATATACGGAATCGCAGTTTCCTGCGCAGAATAGTAGTAGACGATCCAATGATCGCTGGAATACAAATAGTACTATTGACTTAGCACCGACCCAAAAACTTACAGACACGCAATTGTGTACGGAATCTCAATTTGCTACTTCAATTAACAAACAATTAAACGATTGTAgcaatgcagtaaataaacttgacttgGCGTCGACCCAAATTATTACAGAGACGCAATCTTGTACAGAATCTCAATTCGCTAAACCAGTTGGCAAACAATTAAATGATAAATGTAACACAGAAAAGAAAGCTGTCGTTGCAGAGACGGCACCTTGCACGGAACTTCAATTAGCTACAGAAATTAATGATGAACTACCAAACGATCTAATAAACAGAAACGCTGACATTGAAGATTTAGAATGTAAAAATGCTCCAACTAAAGATAGCAATGATTTAGAACAGAAGTTGTCACTTAGCCAATCAAAACGACAACTAGAAGAATTAGAAATTACTTGTAACAAAAAAGTGAAGACTACTGATGATGCACAGAATGTACAATCAGACCTGTTTGATAATGTAGAAAAAGATTTAGGCGAAATGTTTGAAGGGCCTGAAAATAAACCATCAGAAGTAGACCAGTCAGCATTGCTAACACAGCAGTTGGAAAATATTTTGGAATCTAGTCAAAATGATGACAGTTTTGTAACCGATTTGAATGAGTCGAAACCATCTCCAACGCTCAGCTCTGGAAGAATTTCCAAAACTAAAAATCGTCGCAGAGCAATGCTCCTTGGAAAAGCTGACCCTCTTAGTCCACTAGTAAAACCAGTAATTAATCTCAACGATACTATTGAgagaaatttgaataaattatttgacgACAATGTCAATAATATGAAGGCGTACGAAACTGACGAAATGATGACACAACAGTTAAAGAGCATTCTTCAATCGCAAGATGACCATCATATGACAAACAATGAAGATATTACAGTAACGAAATCGCCAGTTTTGAGCAAGACTtgcgagaagaagaaaaatcgatTAAGCCTGTCAGTGAATCTTAATGCTTCGTCGACTTCTAAGAAACAAGCAAAACAGCAAACACCAAAACCATCATGTGTGCAACCAAGTTCAAGCAATAAAACTGTAGAGTTGCAAGAAGCCGACGAATACTTAGCGAATCTCAAATCCAACAAAACACGCAACGCCACAGATACTCTATCCGATGAAGAACGAATCCATTCTCAGTCATCCACTGATAACGAAAGGGAAATCGTATACAAGCGCGGAATGATAGGTTTCTCCTCTACGATGCGACCAGTAAGTACCAAAGAACCAGTAGCGCTCTTAGAACTAAAAGGTAGAAGCTTTACAAGTGACAGTCAGTCTGACGGTGATGAGTCCAGTATCCTCGGCCATACAAAACGCTTTAGTTTGAGTCTGTCAAAGCATGTAGATCTAAACTCGTCGCTGTCCTCGTTGAGCGATCAAGAGGTAGGAAAAAAACTTACTGCAAAGCCATCGACACTGTCGCTGAAGAGAACAGGTAATAAACATCCTTCTAGTTCTTCAAATCACCCAAAGAGGGTACTCGCACGAGGAACTCGTGGCTTCACGAGCGAATTGCAGCCGATCGAGAGCGAAGATCTTGTCTCAGCTGCGTCGACTGAGAGCGACGAGGAACTACGAAGCCTTCCCACCACCAGCAAAAAG GAGGCCGGCGACAGTTCCAAAGCAGAAGGGGTGCCGAAAACAATCCAGTCAAGGATGTCAAGCCTGACGATTATTCGGACTAAACGCTCCGTGGCTTCGGACGTGGACGACGCGCAGAATCGACCCCCCAAGCGCTCCAAAACTACACCTGTGGACGAGGAGCGCCCCAAGCTTCAGCAGCTTTCGGTACTTATATCCCCGCTAAGCAACAAACCCCTTGCAAAACGTTTCTTTGGTCGCTTTAACATCCCTGATGCTAACCAGTCGTCCAATTTTAAACAGCCGGCTCCAGTCAGCGTCGCCGATCCGGACAAGAAGAGGGTCAGTAAGGTGCCTAAGACACTGGACAGCTTCGTGGTCAATTACAACTCAAAGAATATAACGGACTCGTCCGACACATCGGCGATCGAGAATAGCGTTGTCGAGGAAACGCAGAATGAGAAGAGCAATAGATCGCAAACTAGAGGCAGAGCTGCGGCGGCGAACAGAAAGAAAACGAAGCATGAGGCGCTGACCGTACACAGTAACAATTCTAGCAAAGAGAATCTTGTGGTGGAGAATTCCGACGTCGAAAGCGCTCCGTATACGTCAAAAGCTCGAAATATAAGGCTAAAAAGAAACCTAAATATTACAGACCCATctgtaattaaaaatagtaGTAAGGATGAAATATCAAATAGCAGCGTCGAAAGTGAtagtaaaacaaaaaaaagaggtCGAGCTACTCGACAAAAGAAAGCTATGTCGGTAAAAGAGCCGGTCGTAACTAAAAAAGTAGCTACTATTATACAAGATTCAGATGCAGAAGAATCAGATGAATCGGAATTCCTTAAAAAGGAGTCTAAAAATAAGTTAGTTGAGACTATTAAATCGTCTCATTCGGGGAAATCAAATAattcaaaagttattgaagCAGAATCTCAAAAtgaaaaggaaaaagatgTCGAACAAATGATTTCAGGCAAATCGAATAAAAGTGACGTTAATGTTACTAAAAGTAAGCGAACTCGACGCGTTAAAGAATCagatttagaaaaaaaggATAGCTCATTGGATGCTGTTAGTAAGAaaattaatactcgaactagGCGAGGCATAAAAGTCGATAATTCAAGTTTAGAAGAGTCAAGTAGTTCTGACAGTGCAGCTACAAAGGGGAATAAAAGTGATCAAGATAAAAATGTGAAAGAATcagttttagaaaaatttaatgCTGATGTTAATAAAACAAGTAAAAATAGACAAATTAAACAAGCAGATGCAATCAAAATTAAATCCAACGTAGAAGAGTCACATGAGGATGAAGTGACATTGGATTCGGATTTAGGAATACCAGATCCATCAACTAAACCAAGTAGAAGTAGTCGCGCTACAAAAACAAATGTCACTCTTAATAAAGGAACAAGGAGTAGAAAAGCAAACGCGCGTGATCAGTCGTCAGATTCAGTATTTTCAGAAAGCGATGCTGAAAAAGATAGAAACGTATCTTTGGCAAATAAAAGTAGTAGTTCTCGCCCAGTGAGACAAACAAGGGCGCGTAAGGCGTCTACAAACGTAAGCACGGTTGATACTCCTTCGTCAGAAGAATCGCAAGAAATAGCCGAAATCCTGCAAAACAGTAGCGGAGAAGAAGCAAACAGAAGTCGGAAACGTAATGCACGCAGAGCAAAAAATACCCCGAACAGTTCTGAAGACACCCAGGATTCTGAAAGCAATAACACCCAGGAAGATAATGTTTTTGAAAGACCAGTGAGTAGACCGAAGCGTGCTAGGCTCGTTAAATCAACCAAAAATAAGTCATCGTCGCAAAACAATTTACCCGTCGACGAAGAAATAAGAACACGTTCGCCGCAGCAATCCTCCACATCTCAAAAAAGAACACCAAGTCCAAATCTACCAGTTACACCTTCCCGATCAACGCCATCAAGAAACAGAAGAACAATGTCTATGTCACCTATGAAAGGAGCTTCTTACAAAGTACTTTTCACCGGAGAGAGATCTGAAGTTCATCGTAAAATTGTCGCCAAACTAG GCGGTTCGGAAATGGAAGATCCAGAAAAATGTTCCATTTTGGTAACCGATAAAGTACGAAGAACATACAAATTTCTTTGTTGTCTGGCACAAGGAATTCCTATTGTTTCGGTGGCTTGGCTAAATGACAGTGGAAAGGCTCACCGTTTTCTAAACTGGGAAAATTATGTTTTGCAAGATCCGACTGCTGAAGCAAAGTTCAAGTTCAAACTGAAAGAAAGTTTAGAGAAAGCATCAACTCACAGACTATTGGAAGGATATACGGTGCTTATAACGCCACGTATCACCCAACCTCCAGTCGCTGAATTAAAGG GTATGGTAATATCCAGTGGAGGAAAGCCTCTTGTCAAACCTACAACAAAGTGGCAAGAAAATACTGTTATAATTACAAAGGAAGATGACTTACAAAATGCGAAGAAATTCATGGCTAAAGCTCCAAAATCAGTAACCATGCACTCCACAGAATTTATCTTAACAGGAATTCTAAGGCAAGAATTAAGCCTAGAAGAATTTAAATTAACAGTTTAA